From Aliarcobacter butzleri, the proteins below share one genomic window:
- a CDS encoding FliM/FliN family flagellar motor switch protein, with protein sequence MEISERVYDLLVDTEIVVDVMLGSTNISVGEFLKLTEGDIISLHKPAGSGGEIYVNSRIIGTGDIIVIDEKLAVRVQDAMDSDNVVRYFFDEHMI encoded by the coding sequence ATGGAAATAAGTGAAAGAGTTTACGATTTATTAGTAGATACAGAAATTGTTGTTGATGTTATGTTAGGGAGCACAAATATTTCGGTTGGAGAGTTCCTTAAATTAACAGAAGGTGATATAATTTCATTACATAAACCAGCAGGTTCTGGTGGAGAAATTTATGTAAATTCACGTATTATTGGAACTGGTGATATAATCGTAATAGATGAGAAACTAGCAGTTAGAGTTCAAGATGCTATGGATTCTGATAATGTTGTTAGATATTTCTTTGATGAGCATATGATATAA
- the flgB gene encoding flagellar basal body rod protein FlgB, whose protein sequence is MEASKVTGNLFEQLNFRGEKQKVISSNIANVNTPNYKTKDLVFQEELDKNSNMLQLKRTTNNHMYNLDFTQSSNQKLIQVPGLVEQNDGNNVNLDSQMSEQSKNKILFDGIQATIKRDSNLFKSVIDSSSKN, encoded by the coding sequence ATGGAAGCAAGTAAAGTAACTGGTAATCTTTTTGAGCAACTAAATTTTAGAGGTGAAAAACAAAAAGTTATTTCAAGTAACATAGCAAATGTAAATACTCCAAACTATAAAACAAAAGATTTAGTATTTCAAGAAGAGTTGGATAAAAACTCTAATATGTTACAACTAAAAAGAACAACAAATAATCATATGTATAATCTCGATTTTACACAAAGCTCAAATCAAAAGTTGATTCAAGTTCCAGGTTTAGTTGAACAAAATGATGGCAATAACGTAAACTTAGATAGCCAAATGAGCGAACAATCAAAAAATAAAATTTTATTTGATGGAATTCAAGCAACAATTAAAAGAGATTCAAATCTTTTTAAATCAGTAATTGATTCTTCATCAAAAAATTAA
- a CDS encoding FliH/SctL family protein encodes MAENVYSTAKIVSKKDDVEKYELVSFIKNDPEPETVIIDEELGQDVVDNKDSKESRIKEEEKRVVVNEIIGKIDPILQEVQNLTIKLNEISQKVTNIEQEGVTKGKDLDAQVVKAIKDLKQYAAFFEQATFQMETKLLKTSISIAQKIINIEVGENSSKIAKQTINQLLEKVKSASKVKIHLNPKDYHILKAELSLEPFIELCEDPNVIAGGVVIASDLGNFDGSVEAKVTSMLESLDLVI; translated from the coding sequence ATGGCTGAAAATGTATATTCAACTGCCAAAATTGTATCAAAAAAAGATGATGTAGAAAAATATGAATTAGTAAGTTTTATAAAAAATGATCCTGAACCTGAAACTGTAATTATTGATGAAGAACTAGGTCAAGATGTTGTAGATAATAAAGACTCAAAAGAAAGCAGAATTAAAGAAGAAGAAAAAAGAGTAGTAGTAAATGAAATTATTGGCAAAATTGATCCAATATTACAAGAAGTTCAGAATCTAACTATAAAATTAAATGAAATATCTCAAAAAGTTACAAATATAGAACAAGAGGGTGTTACAAAAGGAAAAGACCTTGATGCTCAAGTTGTAAAAGCAATAAAAGATTTGAAACAATATGCTGCTTTTTTTGAGCAGGCAACTTTTCAAATGGAAACTAAGTTATTAAAAACATCAATTTCAATTGCACAAAAAATTATAAATATTGAAGTTGGTGAAAATTCTTCAAAGATTGCAAAACAGACTATAAATCAACTTTTAGAGAAAGTAAAATCTGCTTCAAAAGTAAAAATTCATTTAAATCCAAAAGATTATCATATACTAAAAGCAGAGTTATCACTTGAACCATTTATAGAACTTTGTGAAGATCCAAATGTTATTGCAGGTGGAGTTGTAATAGCAAGTGATTTAGGTAATTTTGATGGAAGTGTTGAAGCGAAAGTGACTTCAATGTTAGAGTCTTTAGATTTGGTGATATAA
- a CDS encoding flagellar hook-basal body protein has translation MNQGVYPLAASMINQINRLDQISNNLANVNTLGFKQEGTTETTFNYYLDKMESQQKLMLKESVVTNNIPKIDSRYTNAEMGPIVMTGNSLDFALNEPDTFFKIQNENGDIVYTRDGAFKNLDGFLVDSNGNNVLNADNEAIVVEDGFESQIGVAKTPYTNLEKMGDNTYLVKNVDEAEQIENNDGRIVRGAVEQSNVNSVTAMVELIDAHRRFDQSQRAIKTIDDLNAGLIEKVGGNTR, from the coding sequence ATGAATCAAGGTGTTTATCCATTAGCTGCGTCTATGATCAATCAAATTAATAGATTGGATCAAATTAGTAACAATCTTGCAAACGTAAATACTCTTGGATTTAAACAAGAAGGGACAACAGAAACAACATTTAACTACTATTTAGATAAAATGGAAAGCCAACAAAAACTTATGTTAAAAGAGAGTGTTGTAACAAATAATATTCCTAAAATTGATTCAAGATATACAAATGCAGAAATGGGACCTATTGTAATGACAGGAAACTCTTTGGATTTTGCACTAAATGAACCAGATACTTTTTTTAAAATTCAAAATGAAAATGGAGATATTGTTTATACTAGAGATGGAGCATTTAAAAACTTAGATGGTTTTTTAGTTGACTCAAATGGAAACAATGTTTTAAATGCTGATAATGAAGCTATTGTTGTAGAAGATGGTTTTGAATCACAAATAGGAGTTGCAAAAACTCCTTATACAAATCTAGAAAAGATGGGTGATAATACATATTTAGTGAAAAATGTTGATGAAGCTGAACAAATTGAAAATAATGATGGAAGGATTGTAAGAGGTGCTGTTGAACAATCAAATGTAAATTCTGTAACAGCTATGGTTGAATTAATTGATGCACATAGAAGATTTGATCAATCACAAAGAGCAATTAAAACAATTGATGATTTAAATGCAGGATTGATAGAAAAAGTTGGAGGCAATACTAGATAA
- the fliG gene encoding flagellar motor switch protein FliG → MASDVYEDIDILKGMSMLEKIARFFVLIGEESTVKIFQYLDKDYVEQISTAITQIRSINKDVSLAILEEFHLYTRTKGFISSGGYDFAKDILYKSIGQEAADEVLEKLSRMKMASQAFSYLDGINPKQLSDFIKDESPHTIAVILAHMDPSKSADVLMELDEEIRVKVSIQIATIKDVSPDVVRTISVVLERKLESLLSSIVDVGGVKVVADMLNKLGPKSIDILKNINGIDTSLATRIKDNMFVFEDLLNLDVEYIMKILQGVESADVAVAMKNATEEQIEKVTSAMSQRVKDRFKEESEMLTKVKIKDIEAAQRRMLDVAQKMMEDGIIERENI, encoded by the coding sequence ATGGCTTCAGATGTTTACGAAGATATTGACATTCTAAAAGGAATGTCAATGTTGGAAAAAATTGCAAGATTTTTTGTTTTAATAGGTGAAGAATCTACTGTAAAAATATTCCAATATTTAGATAAAGATTATGTTGAACAGATTTCAACTGCTATTACTCAAATTAGATCAATAAATAAAGATGTTTCACTAGCTATTCTTGAAGAATTTCATCTTTATACTAGAACAAAAGGATTTATCAGTTCTGGTGGATATGATTTTGCAAAAGATATTTTATATAAATCAATAGGACAAGAAGCAGCGGATGAAGTTTTAGAAAAACTATCAAGAATGAAAATGGCTTCACAAGCCTTCTCTTATCTTGATGGAATTAATCCAAAACAGTTAAGCGATTTTATAAAAGATGAATCTCCACATACAATAGCAGTAATTTTAGCACATATGGATCCATCAAAATCAGCAGATGTTCTTATGGAATTAGATGAAGAAATTAGAGTAAAAGTAAGTATTCAAATTGCTACAATAAAAGATGTTTCTCCAGATGTTGTAAGAACGATTTCTGTTGTTTTAGAAAGAAAGCTTGAATCTTTATTGTCTTCTATTGTTGATGTTGGTGGAGTAAAAGTTGTTGCTGATATGTTAAATAAATTAGGTCCAAAATCAATAGATATCTTAAAAAATATTAATGGTATTGATACTTCTTTAGCAACTAGAATCAAAGATAATATGTTTGTATTTGAAGATTTATTAAATTTAGATGTAGAATATATTATGAAAATTTTACAAGGTGTTGAGTCAGCTGATGTTGCAGTTGCTATGAAAAATGCAACAGAAGAACAAATTGAAAAAGTAACAAGTGCAATGTCTCAAAGGGTAAAAGATAGATTTAAAGAAGAGTCTGAGATGCTTACAAAAGTTAAAATTAAAGATATTGAAGCTGCACAAAGAAGAATGCTTGATGTTGCACAAAAGATGATGGAAGATGGAATAATTGAAAGAGAGAATATATAA
- a CDS encoding KH domain-containing protein has protein sequence MITQFIENYAKLIVGVPEDVTVKKEIIDDNFAEITIVVNSIDIGKLIGKNGNMINALKTMANGCKAKDGISYKIQVVVK, from the coding sequence ATGATAACTCAATTTATAGAAAATTATGCGAAACTTATTGTTGGCGTACCAGAAGATGTTACAGTTAAAAAAGAGATAATTGATGATAATTTTGCTGAGATAACGATTGTTGTAAATAGCATTGATATTGGCAAGCTTATCGGTAAAAATGGTAATATGATAAATGCTTTAAAAACTATGGCTAATGGTTGTAAAGCAAAAGATGGTATTTCTTATAAAATACAAGTAGTAGTAAAATAA
- a CDS encoding flagellar hook capping FlgD N-terminal domain-containing protein yields MASTISSTTSTDASGNTYTTSVSNDSLTTNDFLKLMIEQLKLQDPTKPYDSAKMLETQMQMSTLNANMQMISTLESISTAFQQTSISNAAGLIGSSIENGSKNSSGSLKSYYVESIENVDGSLIVKGRELLYAKDKIQLNVDGEVKAVNYDDSGNIYNEKGEKTGETLVLDSIGQPSVGTDGKLKVKDANGKEVSSHNYELTGTYTLVYSTELTDIPYSSITRISA; encoded by the coding sequence ATGGCAAGTACTATTTCATCAACTACATCAACAGATGCAAGTGGAAACACATATACAACAAGTGTAAGTAATGATTCTTTAACAACAAATGATTTTTTAAAACTTATGATTGAGCAACTAAAACTGCAAGATCCAACAAAACCTTATGACTCTGCAAAAATGCTTGAAACACAAATGCAAATGTCAACTTTAAATGCAAATATGCAAATGATTTCAACTTTGGAGTCAATCTCTACTGCATTTCAGCAAACTTCAATAAGTAATGCTGCTGGATTAATTGGAAGTAGTATTGAAAATGGTTCTAAAAATTCTAGTGGAAGTTTAAAAAGTTACTATGTTGAATCAATTGAAAATGTTGATGGAAGTCTTATTGTAAAAGGAAGAGAGTTACTTTATGCAAAAGATAAAATTCAATTAAATGTTGATGGTGAAGTAAAAGCTGTTAATTATGACGATAGTGGGAATATTTATAATGAAAAAGGTGAAAAGACAGGAGAGACATTAGTATTGGACTCTATTGGTCAACCTTCAGTTGGTACTGATGGAAAATTAAAAGTAAAAGATGCCAATGGAAAAGAAGTGAGTAGTCATAATTATGAATTAACTGGTACTTATACTCTGGTTTATTCAACAGAATTAACTGATATCCCATATTCTTCAATAACAAGAATATCTGCATAA
- the rimM gene encoding ribosome maturation factor RimM (Essential for efficient processing of 16S rRNA), with protein sequence MSMNSNVYVAKLGKTVGLQGHLRLFIDSDFPEQFKKGVTFTTNRNLQLKVLEYNSSRELVKFENYEDVELAKKLTNQELYATIEQTKENCKLAKNEFFWFDLISCEVFENNLKLGTVKEIHRYPLNDYLEIITDSELVKKALPKNFLIPHIFDKFILNIDIENKRIDVINSFDILENS encoded by the coding sequence TTGTCTATGAATAGTAATGTCTATGTTGCAAAACTTGGAAAAACAGTTGGTCTACAAGGTCATTTAAGACTTTTTATTGACTCTGATTTTCCTGAGCAATTTAAAAAAGGTGTTACTTTTACAACAAATAGAAATCTTCAACTAAAAGTTTTAGAATATAACTCTTCAAGAGAACTTGTAAAATTTGAAAACTATGAAGATGTAGAACTAGCAAAAAAACTTACAAATCAAGAACTTTATGCAACTATAGAACAAACAAAAGAAAATTGTAAATTGGCTAAAAATGAATTTTTTTGGTTTGATTTAATTTCATGTGAAGTTTTTGAAAATAATTTAAAATTGGGTACTGTAAAAGAGATACATAGATATCCATTAAATGATTATTTAGAGATAATAACAGATAGTGAACTTGTAAAAAAAGCTTTGCCTAAAAACTTTTTAATACCTCATATCTTTGATAAATTTATTTTAAATATTGATATTGAAAATAAAAGAATTGATGTAATTAATTCTTTTGATATTTTAGAAAACTCTTAA
- the rpsP gene encoding 30S ribosomal protein S16: MTVIRLTRMGRNKKPFYRIVVTDSRKRRDSGWIESIGYFNPVVEPKVLKIDEERYNYWLSVGAKPSEKVKKLASK, from the coding sequence ATGACAGTAATTAGATTAACAAGAATGGGAAGAAATAAAAAACCATTTTACAGAATCGTTGTAACAGATTCAAGAAAAAGAAGAGATTCAGGATGGATTGAATCAATTGGTTATTTTAACCCAGTTGTTGAACCAAAAGTTTTAAAAATTGATGAAGAGAGATATAACTATTGGTTAAGTGTTGGTGCAAAACCATCTGAAAAAGTTAAAAAATTAGCTTCAAAATAA
- the flgG gene encoding flagellar basal-body rod protein FlgG, protein MIRGLYTAATGMNAMQHQIDVTSNNIANVNTTGFKKDRAEFQDLMYESLNYTAGRTTQTTLNPTGIDVGLGVRISNIQKEFTEGDLKSTGNPLDIAIAGKGFFQITLPSGETAYSRNGNFKLNEEGTIVNGNGYPLQPEIVVPNNVKDISVGTDGLVTAKDPQTGDTIELGQITLADFINPAGLTPLGDSLFMQSEASGDVIEGDPTTEQFGSLKQSMLESSNVKLVNEMVDLITAQRAYEANSKAITTADNMLDIVNRLKN, encoded by the coding sequence ATGATTAGAGGACTTTATACAGCAGCAACAGGAATGAATGCGATGCAACATCAAATTGATGTTACTTCAAATAATATTGCAAACGTAAATACAACAGGTTTTAAAAAAGACAGAGCCGAATTTCAAGACTTGATGTACGAATCGCTAAATTATACAGCAGGTAGAACTACTCAAACAACTTTAAATCCAACTGGTATTGATGTTGGTCTAGGAGTTAGGATATCAAACATACAAAAAGAGTTTACAGAAGGTGACTTAAAATCAACAGGAAATCCTCTTGATATTGCAATAGCTGGAAAGGGATTTTTTCAAATTACACTTCCAAGTGGAGAAACAGCTTATTCAAGAAATGGTAATTTTAAACTAAATGAAGAAGGAACAATAGTAAATGGAAATGGATATCCATTACAACCTGAAATTGTTGTTCCAAATAATGTAAAAGATATATCTGTTGGAACAGATGGTCTTGTAACTGCAAAAGATCCACAAACAGGTGATACCATAGAATTAGGACAAATAACTCTTGCAGATTTTATAAATCCAGCAGGATTAACACCACTAGGAGATTCACTATTTATGCAAAGTGAAGCTTCAGGTGATGTAATAGAAGGAGATCCAACAACAGAACAATTTGGAAGTTTAAAACAATCAATGCTTGAAAGTTCAAATGTAAAATTGGTTAATGAAATGGTTGATTTAATAACAGCACAAAGAGCTTATGAAGCTAACTCAAAAGCAATTACAACTGCTGATAATATGCTGGATATAGTTAATAGATTAAAAAATTAA
- the fliF gene encoding flagellar basal-body MS-ring/collar protein FliF: protein MDQLLKFINNLNKSQRIILVSGFALLFIIVVGFLIYSSIKAEDKKLNYTIASNLTQADVMRASEELEASGIQFVVSGSGNNLTLKTSQEFINIAKIKLVTSEAATNKHVGWEIFEKSSLGTTNFENKVKYLRALEGELSRSLESLSGVLKANVKIAIPKETIFTEKRADTTASAVISLKQGIHLTKKQIDGIKNFIASAVPDLKQENIQLIDQDGNLLEQNIDEENTIKSAAQNKYKDKIEKDYEAKIISLLEPVVGTGRVVAKVNVALDFVKKDVEEEIYSPEGSIRSQQVIENTNNTQGMLPNNGGVAGVDNNIQVPTTVGDGSKISSNSEGSNTVTNYEISRKVISQKDGNYTNIKRITASVTFDSAILKDHPDKGEFIASLESLSGDAIGYDRGRGDTITVKDFKFVGAKALNENGQLVDEFGNVINSGDGISVVGTMSTIKSILQDYKDYIQYLIVGILLFVFYKKFIASSDIVILGDGNKKKLEADDDDIVKEMLTNYESEFDTATAQGRLKSKVKSQILNNIEGLDEESAAKYEVFIEELDREINNSPAEMARMIELLLSEGNANFK from the coding sequence ATGGATCAACTTTTAAAGTTTATAAATAATTTAAATAAATCACAAAGAATAATTTTAGTAAGTGGATTTGCTCTATTATTTATAATTGTAGTTGGTTTCTTGATATATTCAAGTATAAAAGCAGAAGATAAAAAGTTGAACTATACAATTGCTTCAAACCTTACACAAGCTGATGTTATGAGAGCAAGTGAAGAGTTAGAAGCTTCTGGTATTCAATTTGTTGTAAGTGGTTCAGGAAATAATCTTACTTTAAAAACATCACAAGAGTTTATAAATATTGCAAAAATCAAATTAGTTACAAGTGAAGCAGCAACAAATAAACATGTTGGTTGGGAGATTTTTGAGAAATCTTCATTAGGAACTACAAATTTTGAAAATAAAGTGAAGTATTTAAGAGCTTTAGAAGGGGAACTTTCTCGTTCATTAGAGTCTCTTTCTGGTGTTTTAAAAGCAAATGTAAAAATAGCTATTCCAAAAGAGACAATTTTTACAGAAAAAAGAGCTGATACGACAGCGTCAGCTGTTATTTCATTGAAACAAGGAATACATTTAACTAAAAAACAAATTGATGGGATAAAAAATTTTATTGCATCAGCTGTACCTGATTTAAAGCAAGAAAATATTCAATTAATAGACCAAGATGGAAACTTATTAGAGCAAAATATAGATGAAGAAAATACTATAAAATCGGCAGCTCAAAATAAATATAAAGACAAAATTGAAAAGGACTATGAAGCAAAAATTATATCTTTATTAGAGCCTGTTGTAGGAACGGGAAGAGTTGTAGCAAAAGTAAATGTTGCTTTAGATTTTGTTAAAAAAGATGTTGAAGAAGAAATTTATAGTCCAGAAGGAAGTATTCGTTCACAACAAGTGATAGAAAATACAAATAATACTCAAGGAATGTTACCGAATAATGGTGGAGTAGCTGGTGTTGATAATAATATACAAGTTCCAACAACTGTTGGAGATGGTTCAAAAATATCTTCAAATAGTGAAGGTTCAAATACAGTTACAAATTATGAAATTTCAAGAAAAGTTATCTCTCAAAAAGATGGTAATTATACAAATATAAAAAGAATTACGGCTTCTGTTACTTTTGATTCAGCTATCTTAAAAGATCATCCTGATAAAGGTGAATTTATAGCTTCATTAGAGTCACTTTCAGGAGATGCTATAGGTTATGATAGAGGAAGAGGTGATACCATTACCGTTAAAGATTTTAAATTTGTAGGTGCAAAAGCTTTAAATGAGAATGGGCAATTAGTTGACGAATTTGGAAATGTAATAAATTCTGGTGATGGTATATCAGTTGTAGGAACAATGTCTACTATAAAATCAATTTTGCAAGATTATAAAGATTATATTCAATACTTGATTGTTGGAATTTTATTATTTGTTTTTTATAAAAAATTTATAGCCTCAAGTGACATTGTTATTTTAGGTGATGGAAATAAGAAAAAACTTGAAGCTGATGATGACGATATTGTAAAAGAGATGCTAACAAATTATGAAAGTGAATTTGATACTGCTACTGCACAAGGAAGATTAAAGTCAAAAGTAAAAAGTCAGATTTTGAATAATATTGAAGGTTTAGATGAAGAATCAGCTGCAAAATATGAAGTTTTTATAGAAGAATTGGATAGAGAAATAAATAATAGTCCAGCAGAAATGGCAAGAATGATAGAGTTGTTACTAAGTGAAGGTAATGCAAATTTTAAATAA
- a CDS encoding response regulator: protein MRILIVDDSSTMRRIIANVVMQLGFTKENFDEAEDGLKAWKLLSEGHYDVILTDWNMPNMNGLELVKKVRAEGTHQKTPIIMITTEGGKGEVITALKAGVNNYIVKPFNAEVLKEKLDGVLKK, encoded by the coding sequence ATGAGAATTCTAATAGTTGATGATAGCTCTACAATGAGAAGAATCATTGCCAATGTAGTTATGCAATTAGGATTTACTAAGGAAAACTTTGATGAAGCAGAAGATGGATTAAAAGCTTGGAAGCTTCTTAGTGAAGGACACTATGATGTAATTTTAACAGATTGGAATATGCCAAATATGAATGGCTTAGAACTTGTAAAAAAAGTCAGAGCTGAAGGAACACATCAAAAAACCCCAATTATTATGATTACAACAGAAGGTGGGAAAGGTGAAGTTATTACTGCTTTAAAAGCGGGTGTAAATAACTATATTGTTAAACCTTTTAATGCAGAAGTTTTAAAAGAAAAATTAGATGGTGTATTAAAAAAATAA
- a CDS encoding pseudouridine synthase family protein, which produces MAVTYDKAYKLLALQEKISNSKAKELIDKGVVKVGDKKVLIARGEIRTDTKFTIKEINKVKVIFEDKDILVVDKPAFLTADEVCKKFENAILLNRLDKETSGVMMFAKNEEFQKKAIKEFQANRVYKEYVAIVEGKVVDEIEIDKPILTTKDRGMAKSKIDVKRGKPAKSTVYPLLVEGNKSKIKVVIESGRTHQIRVHLNSVGLPIIGDAIYGRVSSNVNRVLLHSKITKIFDYTFEAHEPKEFKVYDFN; this is translated from the coding sequence ATGGCTGTAACATATGATAAAGCATATAAATTACTTGCACTTCAAGAAAAAATATCAAATTCTAAAGCAAAAGAATTAATAGATAAAGGTGTTGTAAAAGTAGGTGATAAAAAAGTTTTAATAGCCCGAGGTGAAATTAGAACTGATACAAAATTTACAATTAAAGAGATAAATAAAGTAAAAGTTATATTTGAAGATAAAGATATTTTAGTTGTAGATAAACCAGCTTTTTTAACTGCTGATGAAGTTTGTAAAAAATTTGAAAATGCAATTTTACTTAATAGACTTGATAAAGAAACAAGTGGTGTTATGATGTTTGCAAAAAATGAAGAGTTTCAAAAAAAAGCAATTAAAGAGTTTCAAGCTAACAGAGTTTATAAAGAGTATGTTGCTATTGTTGAAGGGAAAGTTGTTGATGAAATAGAAATTGATAAACCAATTTTAACAACAAAAGATAGAGGAATGGCAAAATCAAAAATCGATGTAAAAAGAGGAAAACCTGCAAAAAGCACGGTTTATCCTTTATTAGTTGAAGGAAATAAATCAAAAATAAAAGTTGTAATAGAAAGTGGAAGAACTCATCAAATTAGAGTTCATTTAAATTCTGTTGGGCTACCTATTATTGGTGATGCTATTTATGGAAGAGTTAGTTCAAATGTAAATAGAGTTTTACTTCACTCAAAAATCACAAAAATATTTGATTATACATTTGAAGCACATGAACCAAAAGAGTTCAAAGTGTATGATTTTAATTAA
- the ffh gene encoding signal recognition particle protein, whose protein sequence is MFDSITGSIRNAVNKIRYQDDITALNKATAELKKALLKADVHHKTTKELITAVELQTKTAGIGQDSFLKALKSELTRLLTANGNQGFVFASTPPTTILMTGLQGSGKTTTTGKLANYLKIRKKKVLVAACDLQRLAAVEQLKQIAAQIEVDIYFDDNEKNPVKIALKAKEKAIKEHYDVFLIDTAGRLAIDEELMKQLKDIKDAINPNEIFYVADSLTGHDATKTAITFKEKIGIDGVILSKYDGDTKGGVALSIANQVEVPLRFIGIGEKMPDLEVFIPDRIVSRLLGLGDIEGLAEKTSAIMDAKKAKDVSRKIKKGTFNFNDFLEQLSMMSKLGSMKSIIGMIPGLSSMAPALKDMDFENSVELKRIKALISSMTPKEREDPELMNASRKKRISLGSGLSEVQVNKILKQFKNASKMAKQLSSKGGMKGLQNMLSQMGPGGMPKIPR, encoded by the coding sequence TTGTTTGATTCAATAACAGGTTCGATACGAAATGCAGTAAATAAAATTAGATATCAAGATGATATAACAGCTTTAAATAAAGCAACAGCTGAATTAAAAAAAGCTTTGTTAAAAGCAGATGTTCATCACAAAACAACAAAAGAGCTAATAACTGCTGTTGAATTACAAACAAAAACTGCTGGTATTGGACAAGACTCATTTTTAAAAGCTTTAAAAAGTGAGCTAACAAGACTTTTAACAGCTAATGGAAATCAAGGTTTTGTTTTTGCTTCAACTCCTCCAACTACTATTTTAATGACAGGATTACAAGGTAGTGGAAAAACTACTACTACTGGAAAGTTAGCAAACTATTTAAAAATTAGAAAGAAAAAAGTATTAGTTGCTGCTTGTGATTTACAAAGATTAGCAGCAGTTGAACAGTTAAAACAAATAGCAGCTCAAATTGAAGTTGATATTTATTTTGATGATAATGAAAAAAATCCAGTAAAAATTGCATTAAAAGCAAAAGAAAAAGCTATAAAGGAACATTATGATGTTTTTTTAATAGATACAGCTGGAAGGCTTGCTATTGATGAAGAGTTAATGAAGCAATTAAAAGATATCAAAGATGCAATTAATCCAAATGAAATTTTTTATGTAGCAGATTCATTAACAGGACACGATGCAACTAAAACGGCAATTACTTTTAAAGAAAAAATTGGAATTGATGGAGTTATTTTATCAAAATATGATGGTGATACAAAAGGTGGGGTAGCACTTAGTATTGCAAATCAAGTTGAAGTTCCTTTAAGATTTATTGGTATTGGTGAAAAAATGCCAGATTTGGAGGTCTTTATTCCTGATAGAATAGTTTCAAGACTTTTAGGACTTGGAGATATTGAAGGACTTGCTGAAAAAACTTCTGCAATAATGGATGCAAAAAAAGCAAAAGATGTTAGTAGAAAAATCAAAAAAGGTACATTTAACTTTAATGACTTCTTAGAGCAACTTTCTATGATGAGCAAACTAGGAAGTATGAAATCTATTATTGGAATGATTCCTGGACTTTCTTCTATGGCTCCAGCTTTAAAAGATATGGATTTTGAAAATTCAGTTGAATTAAAAAGAATCAAAGCACTTATTAGTTCAATGACTCCAAAAGAGAGAGAAGACCCAGAACTTATGAACGCAAGTAGAAAAAAAAGAATTTCTTTAGGTTCTGGATTATCTGAAGTTCAAGTAAACAAGATATTAAAACAGTTTAAAAATGCTTCAAAAATGGCAAAACAACTTTCTTCTAAAGGTGGAATGAAAGGTTTACAAAATATGTTGTCTCAAATGGGACCAGGTGGAATGCCAAAAATTCCAAGATAA